One stretch of Zingiber officinale cultivar Zhangliang chromosome 6B, Zo_v1.1, whole genome shotgun sequence DNA includes these proteins:
- the LOC121992229 gene encoding myosin heavy chain, non-muscle-like, whose product MPTSAGRRLHVILPSKDSELPPHSDLRPTGKPRPRRRTRGPVFPGVAAGARPRKDGAASCGRRSGPNTPLLRWKFNEKLPQKAEDVMASEAPLRSLPPKFTRVSARKLAAGIWSLRHIDSGGGACGGVGEGQRTRPGFEPVSGYQQVELLCNPLSTDLHTYKSKKHEFTSPVSVLSPKYGDIHKQFSGFPSSALEKATKWDPGSSMTAEEVYRFYSQLKLLEDQGLNSASIISSLRTELEEAHARVSELETERKSAKKKLDQFLKRLAEEKALWRNREHEKVRAIIEAMKADLDRERKKRQKIEIIHSKLVNELAEARLTAKKLLQDYEKERKARELVEEVCDELVKEIGEDKAEVEAVKIEAMKIREEVEMEKRMLQMAEVWREERVQMKLIDAKLTLQERYSQMMELKADLDAFLAATKSMPMDVELVGKAELLKDKVNFVNVEDIKEFAYQPPPDSEDIYAVFKDLQLRQETTGRDIQFQPSSGHSLRSHGSKINEASPETDVFLEHHIAQQPQDLIDSDEDAEDESDWETMSHAEEQASEPSVNDYCKESNANASMSEVEWKQSRDDKLDTETVTEVCSTNSKSRKKVPSICRLWRSSTHDIAEVKPGRLSVSDGRISNGTLASNNGEDYKKHSVSDTNRRLTKGGSVSNETFSPNTGSGDIGLSPESIGQWSSPDSLNSHIGTKGCIEWPRSSQKHNLKAKLMEARMESGKVQLRHVLKQKI is encoded by the exons ATGCCGACCTCCGCCGGACGCCGCCTCCATGTGATTCTCCCCTCCAAGGACTCGGAGCTGCCGCCCCACTCCGATCTCCGTCCTACGGGCAAGCCCCGCCCCCGTCGAAGGACCCGCGGCCCCGTATTCCCTGGCGTTGCTGCCGGGGCCCGCCCAAGAAAGGACGGCGCAGCTTCATGCGGGAGGAGGAGCGGGCCCAACACCCCCCTGCTCAGGTGGAAGTTCAACGAGAAGCTCCCGCAGAAGGCTGAGGATGTCATGGCAAGTGAGGCGCCGCTGCGGTCGCTGCCTCCCAAGTTCACTCGGGTCTCCGCGAGGAAGCTGGCAGCCGGGATCTGGAGCCTACGGCATATAGACTCTGGTGGGGGAGCCTGTGGTGGAGTGGGAGAAGGCCAGCGAACTCGTCCAGGTTTTGAG CCAGTCTCTGGCTATCAACAAGTTGAGTTGCTTTGCAATCCCCTAAGCACTGACCTCCATACTTACAAGAGCAAGAAGCATGAGTTCACCAGTCCGGTGTCGGTCTTAAGTCCAAAATATGGTGACATCCACAAG CAATTCTCTGGTTTTCCAAGTTCTGCATTGGAGAAGGCGACTAAATGGGACCCTGGGAGCTCAATGACAGCAGAAGAGGTTTATAGATTCTACAGCCAATTGAAGCTTCTTGAAGACCAGGGCCTGAACTCTGCATCAATCATTTCTTCCCTCAGGACTGAGCTTGAAGAGGCACATGCCCGCGTTAGTGAACTTGAGACAGAACGGAAATCAGCAAAGAAGAAGTTGGATCAGTTCTTGAAAAGACTCGCAGAGGAGAAGGCATTGTGGCGCAACAGAGAACATGAGAAGGTCCGAGCAATCATTGAAGCAATGAAGGCTGACCTTGACAGAGAGAGGAAGAAGCGGCAAAAGATAGAGATCATTCATTCCAAGCTTGTCAATGAACTTGCTGAGGCCAGGTTAACTGCGAAGAAGCTGTTGCAGGATTATGAGAAAGAGCGCAAAGCTCGTGAGCTTGTTGAGGAGGTCTGTGATGAGCTTGTGAAAGAGATTGGGGAAGATAAGGCTGAAGTTGAAGCAGTGAAGATCGAAGCAATGAAGATACGAGAAGAAGTTGAAATGGAGAAGAGAATGCTGCAGATGGCAGAAGTATGGCGCGAAGAGAGGGTTCAGATGAAGTTAATTGATGCAAAACTAACTCTTCAGGAGAGGTATTCACAGATGATGGAGCTCAAAGCAGATCTAGATGCATTTTTGGCTGCGACAAAGAGCATGCCTATGGATGTTGAATTAGTGGGAAAAGCTGAGTTGCTCAAAGACAAAGTAAACTTTGTTAATGTTGAAGATATAAAAGAGTTTGCTTACCAGCCGCCACCTGATTCCGAAGACATTTATGCCGTCTTCAAAGATCTCCAGCTAAGACAAGAAACTACTGGAAGGGACATCCAATTCCAACCTTCCTCTGGTCATAGTCTTAGAAGCCATGGCTCCAAGATTAACGAAGCAAGTCCTGAGACTGATGTCTTTCTAGAGCATCACATAGCGCAGCAGCCACAAGATTTGATTGATAGCGATGAGGATGCAGAAGATGAAAGTGACTGGGAAACAATGAGTCATGCCGAGGAGCAAGCAAGCGAACCATCTGTCAATGATTACTGTAAGGAAAGCAATGCCAATGCTTCAATGAGTGAAGTGGAATGGAAGCAGAGCAGGGATGACAAACTAGATACTGAAACCGTGACAGAAGTTTGTTCTACAAATTCAAAGTCTAGAAAAAAGGTGCCTTCAATATGTAGGCTGTGGAGATCATCGACACATGATATTGCAGAGGTAAAACCCGGGCGACTCTCAGTATCAGATGGAAGGATTTCCAATGGTACACTTGCTTCCAATAATGGCGAAGACTACAAGAAACATTCGGTCAGCGACACGAACAGAAGGCTGACCAAAGGAGGAAGCGTCTCCAATGAAACTTTCTCTCCCAATACAGGATCAGGCGACATTGGTTTGAGCCCAGAGAGCATAGGACAGTGGAGCTCACCTGATTCACTGAACTCTCATATAGGAACTAAAGGATGTATTGAATGGCCACGAAGTAGTCAGAAGCACAATTTAAAGGCAAAGCTAATGGAGGCAAGGATGGAGAGTGGAAAGGTTCAGCTGCGACATGTCCTGAAACAGAAAATTTAG